From one Populus alba chromosome 17, ASM523922v2, whole genome shotgun sequence genomic stretch:
- the LOC118049566 gene encoding CASP-like protein 1C1 translates to MGDVEISPLVKQIVRGLRGLAFLATILATSFMAASHERAIFPFDYKADYTDLMFFKAFLGANIAASLYSLFFVCLPPKSLLWRLAIVLDVIMFGLLVAMNSAAIAAAYLHKHGDSQAFWPPICSQVPTYCYRVILAISIGFGGVFMFLLIIIISISVILNPLLV, encoded by the exons ATGGGTGATGTAGAAATATCACCACTCGTTAAACAGATTGTTCGAGGTCTCAGAGGCTTAGCTTTCCTTGCCACTATTCTTGCAACTAGTTTCATGGCTGCAAGCCATGAAAGAGCGATCTTCCCTTTCGATTACAAAGCAGACTATACAGATCTCATGTTCTTCAA GGCCTTTTTGGGTGCAAACATTGCCGCAAGCCTTTACAGCTTGTTCTTTGTATGCCTTCCTCCGAAGAGCTTGCTATGGCGATTGGCTATAGTTTTAGATGTG ATCATGTTCGGACTCCTTGTTGCAATGAATTCAGCAGCTATAGCAGCTGCGTATCTGCACAAGCATGGAGATTCTCAGGCATTCTGGCCACCAATCTGCAGCCAAGTGCCCACCTACTGTTATCGCGTAATTTTAGCTATATCCATTGGATTCGGTGGAGTCTTCATGTTCTTGCTGATCATCATCATTTCCATCTCTGTTATCTTAAATCCTCTTCTCGTCTAG
- the LOC118049541 gene encoding cyclin-dependent kinase C-2 C isoform X1 has protein sequence MGCIYSKRAVSVAAATPANLQPPYTATVFDLASENPSGSLDFEQNHFSKDKKDKSYDIYRKNSLSYKNGGHNEGGVIYEDQQRRRHHHHHQSSNHGNNKNLRKRGSSGSGSISFKLGFSSRNVGVEQVAAGWPSWLSAAAGEAIHGWVPLRAEAFEKLDKIGQGTYSSVFQARDVETGRMVALKKVRFDNFKPESIRFMAREIMILRRLDHPNIMKLEGIITSRMSSSIYLVFEYMEHDLSGLLSSPDIKFTESQIKCYMKQLLCGIEHFHSLGIMHRDIKASNILLNNEGILKIGDFGLANVLNSRNQNQLTSRVVTLWYRPPELLMGSTSYGVSVDLWSVGCVFGEILFGKPLLKGRTEVEQLHKIFKLCGSPSDDFWKRSKLSNATMFKPQHPYESSLQERCKDIPAAALDLMETLLSIEPEKRGTASAALLSQYFRTMPYACEPSSLPQYPPNKEMDAKYREEARRKKAGSRMRDPGLPRKPRRVHRTFQEQNFNKFAPKEEVKDNSEFVRLANDNNAYVKGRKGASREQNLFSDTISETAQATKGHYSFTGPAQVTASSGFAWAKTRKEDSTSTVSYDPSVSSSQISAEDSSSFNFANSSFDFTNAENGRNNFLEASAKHVMQKQHNQSDPCDSLNASEAYYFNDLNRTEDAAVDHSKEREKIEFSGPLLFRPNKIEELLQRNESQIRRAARRTRLATEM, from the exons ATGGGTTGCATTTACTCCAAAAGGGCGGTGTCTGTGGCCGCTGCCACCCCTGCTAATCTACAACCACCATACACAGCGACTGTTTTTGATCTTGCCTCAGAAAATCCATCCGGATCATTGGATTTTGAGCAGAATCACTTCAGCaaggataaaaaagataaaagctatgatatttatagaaaaaatagcTTGTCATATAAAAATGGTGGCCATAATGAAGGGGGGGTGATATATGAAGATCAACAACGCcgtcgtcatcatcatcatcatcaaagtAGCAATCatggaaacaataaaaatttgaggAAAAGAGGGAGCTCTGGTAGTGGATCAATTAGTTTCAAATTGGGGTTCTCAAGTAGGAATGTTGGGGTTGAACAGGTTGCTGCTGGATGGCCTTCTTGGCTTAGTGCTGCAGCTGGTGAAGCCATTCATGGTTGGGTGCCTCTAAGAGCTGAAGCTTTTGAGAAATTAGATAag ATTGGACAAGGCACTTACAGCAGCGTGTTCCAAGCACGCGATGTTGAAACTGGGAGGATGGTTGCCCTGAAGAAGGTTCGCTTTGACAATTTTAAACCAGAGAGCATTAGGTTTATGGCCCGTGAAATAATGATTCTCCGCAGGCTTGACCATccaaatattatgaaattggAGGGAATAATTACTTCTCGAATGTCAAGCAGCATTTACCTTGTGTTTGAATACATGGAGCATGATCTTTCTGGACTGTTGTCTTCTCCAGATATCAAGTTCACTGAGTCACAG ATCAAGTGCTATATGAAGCAGCTATTATGTGGAATTGAACACTTCCATTCACTAGGTATAATGCACCGGGATATCAAAGCATCCAACATTTTGCTAAACAATGAGGGAATTCTGAAAATAGGAGATTTTGGATTGGCCAATGTTCTTAATTCAAGGAACCAGAACCAATTAACCAGTCGTGTGGTGACTCTATGGTATCGTCCCCCTGAACTTTTGATGGGCTCAACAAGTTATGGTGTATCAGTGGACCTGTGGAGTGTGGGCTGTGTATTTGGTGAAATCCTCTTTGGGAAGCCTCTACTCAAGGGGAGAACTGAA GTTGAACAATTACACAAAATCTTCAAACTTTGTGGTTCTCCTTCTGATGACTTCTGGAAACGATCTAAGCTTTCCAATGCTACCATGTTCAAACCCCAGCATCCTTATGAAAGTTCTCTTCAAGAGAGGTGCAAAGATATTCCAGCAGCTGCTTTGGACCTGATGGAAACTCTTCTTTCCATAGAACCAGAAAAGCGTGGGACTGCCTCCGCTGCCCTTTTGTCTCAG TATTTCAGAACAATGCCATATGCATGTGAACCATCAAGCTTGCCACAGTATCCACCTAACAAAGAAATGGATGCCAAATATCGAGAGGAAGCACGAAG GAAAAAGGCTGGTAGTAGAATGCGAGATCCAGGACTCCCAAGAAAACCAAGAAGAGTTCATCGGACATTCCAGGAACAAAACTTCAATAAATTTGCACCAAAGGAG GAAGTGAAAGATAACTCTGAATTTGTTCGTTTGGCTAATGATAATAATGCATATGTGAAAGGAAGAAAAGGAGCCAGCAGAGAGCAAAATTTATTTTCTGATACAATCTCAGAGACAGCCCAGGCAACAAAAGGACACTATTCTTTCACAGGACCAGCACAAGTCACAGCATCAAGTGGCTTTGCATGGGCAAAGACACGGAAAGAGGATTCTACATCCACAGTATCTTATGATCCATCTGTCTCATCAAGTCAAATTAGTGCTGAAGATTCATCAAGTTTCAACTTTGCGAACAGCTCCTTTGACTTCACAAACGCAGAGAATGGGAGAAACAATTTCCTTGAGGCTTCTGCCAAGCATGTGATGCAGAAGCAGCATAACCAATCTGATCCCTGTGATTCTCTCAATGCATCTGAGGCATACTATTTTAATGATCTCAACAGAACTGAAGATGCAGCTGTG GACCACAGTAAAGAAAGGGAGAAGATTGAATTTTCAGGCCCTTTGTTATTCAGaccaaataaaattgaagaactCTTGCAAAGGAATGAAAGTCAAATACGTCGAGCAGCTCGAAGAACAAGGTTGGCTACAG AAATGTGA
- the LOC118049541 gene encoding cyclin-dependent kinase C-2 C isoform X2 — protein sequence MGCIYSKRAVSVAAATPANLQPPYTATVFDLASENPSGSLDFEQNHFSKDKKDKSYDIYRKNSLSYKNGGHNEGGVIYEDQQRRRHHHHHQSSNHGNNKNLRKRGSSGSGSISFKLGFSSRNVGVEQVAAGWPSWLSAAAGEAIHGWVPLRAEAFEKLDKIGQGTYSSVFQARDVETGRMVALKKVRFDNFKPESIRFMAREIMILRRLDHPNIMKLEGIITSRMSSSIYLVFEYMEHDLSGLLSSPDIKFTESQIKCYMKQLLCGIEHFHSLGIMHRDIKASNILLNNEGILKIGDFGLANVLNSRNQNQLTSRVVTLWYRPPELLMGSTSYGVSVDLWSVGCVFGEILFGKPLLKGRTEVEQLHKIFKLCGSPSDDFWKRSKLSNATMFKPQHPYESSLQERCKDIPAAALDLMETLLSIEPEKRGTASAALLSQYFRTMPYACEPSSLPQYPPNKEMDAKYREEARRKKAGSRMRDPGLPRKPRRVHRTFQEQNFNKFAPKEEVKDNSEFVRLANDNNAYVKGRKGASREQNLFSDTISETAQATKGHYSFTGPAQVTASSGFAWAKTRKEDSTSTVSYDPSVSSSQISAEDSSSFNFANSSFDFTNAENGRNNFLEASAKHVMQKQHNQSDPCDSLNASEAYYFNDLNRTEDAAV from the exons ATGGGTTGCATTTACTCCAAAAGGGCGGTGTCTGTGGCCGCTGCCACCCCTGCTAATCTACAACCACCATACACAGCGACTGTTTTTGATCTTGCCTCAGAAAATCCATCCGGATCATTGGATTTTGAGCAGAATCACTTCAGCaaggataaaaaagataaaagctatgatatttatagaaaaaatagcTTGTCATATAAAAATGGTGGCCATAATGAAGGGGGGGTGATATATGAAGATCAACAACGCcgtcgtcatcatcatcatcatcaaagtAGCAATCatggaaacaataaaaatttgaggAAAAGAGGGAGCTCTGGTAGTGGATCAATTAGTTTCAAATTGGGGTTCTCAAGTAGGAATGTTGGGGTTGAACAGGTTGCTGCTGGATGGCCTTCTTGGCTTAGTGCTGCAGCTGGTGAAGCCATTCATGGTTGGGTGCCTCTAAGAGCTGAAGCTTTTGAGAAATTAGATAag ATTGGACAAGGCACTTACAGCAGCGTGTTCCAAGCACGCGATGTTGAAACTGGGAGGATGGTTGCCCTGAAGAAGGTTCGCTTTGACAATTTTAAACCAGAGAGCATTAGGTTTATGGCCCGTGAAATAATGATTCTCCGCAGGCTTGACCATccaaatattatgaaattggAGGGAATAATTACTTCTCGAATGTCAAGCAGCATTTACCTTGTGTTTGAATACATGGAGCATGATCTTTCTGGACTGTTGTCTTCTCCAGATATCAAGTTCACTGAGTCACAG ATCAAGTGCTATATGAAGCAGCTATTATGTGGAATTGAACACTTCCATTCACTAGGTATAATGCACCGGGATATCAAAGCATCCAACATTTTGCTAAACAATGAGGGAATTCTGAAAATAGGAGATTTTGGATTGGCCAATGTTCTTAATTCAAGGAACCAGAACCAATTAACCAGTCGTGTGGTGACTCTATGGTATCGTCCCCCTGAACTTTTGATGGGCTCAACAAGTTATGGTGTATCAGTGGACCTGTGGAGTGTGGGCTGTGTATTTGGTGAAATCCTCTTTGGGAAGCCTCTACTCAAGGGGAGAACTGAA GTTGAACAATTACACAAAATCTTCAAACTTTGTGGTTCTCCTTCTGATGACTTCTGGAAACGATCTAAGCTTTCCAATGCTACCATGTTCAAACCCCAGCATCCTTATGAAAGTTCTCTTCAAGAGAGGTGCAAAGATATTCCAGCAGCTGCTTTGGACCTGATGGAAACTCTTCTTTCCATAGAACCAGAAAAGCGTGGGACTGCCTCCGCTGCCCTTTTGTCTCAG TATTTCAGAACAATGCCATATGCATGTGAACCATCAAGCTTGCCACAGTATCCACCTAACAAAGAAATGGATGCCAAATATCGAGAGGAAGCACGAAG GAAAAAGGCTGGTAGTAGAATGCGAGATCCAGGACTCCCAAGAAAACCAAGAAGAGTTCATCGGACATTCCAGGAACAAAACTTCAATAAATTTGCACCAAAGGAG GAAGTGAAAGATAACTCTGAATTTGTTCGTTTGGCTAATGATAATAATGCATATGTGAAAGGAAGAAAAGGAGCCAGCAGAGAGCAAAATTTATTTTCTGATACAATCTCAGAGACAGCCCAGGCAACAAAAGGACACTATTCTTTCACAGGACCAGCACAAGTCACAGCATCAAGTGGCTTTGCATGGGCAAAGACACGGAAAGAGGATTCTACATCCACAGTATCTTATGATCCATCTGTCTCATCAAGTCAAATTAGTGCTGAAGATTCATCAAGTTTCAACTTTGCGAACAGCTCCTTTGACTTCACAAACGCAGAGAATGGGAGAAACAATTTCCTTGAGGCTTCTGCCAAGCATGTGATGCAGAAGCAGCATAACCAATCTGATCCCTGTGATTCTCTCAATGCATCTGAGGCATACTATTTTAATGATCTCAACAGAACTGAAGATGCAGCTGTG TAA